The window ATGTAACACCCCCCTTTGGCAtttatcacaatattgtccattTTACGCTCCCATCACAAAAACATCCcgaggggtcacccatccctaaATTGTTTCCACCCGGGCACGAAATGATCCTCCTTTACACTCATGACCACCCCGACGATATTCTACCTCAAATTGGTAAATGCAACGACcatcccgcagtcttacaacacgtCTAACCAGCCATGGTTACCACCCATGGTCTTACCACACCTATACCAGCTCAACCCCAATCATCTTGAGTCGAACCCACATCCGACTGAATTCCAAGCAGGTATTCGGCTGATGCTTCGAACCCCAAATCCTTCATTAAACACGAAGAGGCATtgaggctctaacacaaccctcaacctggATCCATCCACAAGCCAACTATACATCACGAAGAAGACATCGACCAGCTGTTGGAAGTTTCTTGAACTCCCAACTTACACAACACCAATCCAGATGGCCACTTGAGTCATATCTCCTCCTGACTGGGGTGTGAAACTTATCCTATTTCCACACCTGATCAATCTTTTGAATCTTCCTCATTGGATTTGTCAAAGACCATAATCCTTGTGTTGTACTGTCGAATCTTCACCCCAACTCCCCATCCTCCGCATAATTTCTGAATTATAGCCATCACCAACCCTTACGATAGTAAAATTCCCCTGTAACTTCCAATGGCCAAACAAGTTCATGTGGTTGCCACATTCATCTTCTTGCTACGGTTTCTTCCTTAGCAACGGTAGTGATTGGATCCAAAGGTCCTGGCGTAGACGACTGCCAATCCCACCTGAATGATGCTATCACGCCCGCACTCTAACTTTGTTGAAAAACTAATCCTTCTGACTCCACTAAAGATCTCTCAATCAAAACCCCTGAACAAATCCAAACAAAGAACCGAAATGATCACCAAAAAAATAAAATCCCACTCAGGAAGATAGGACCCACAAATGACTCTTGGCATACAAAATGGCACATAACAATCCTTGATGATATACCCAGGCAAAAAACAGAAAACTAACTCAAAGATACTACTTACCCCTACCAAAGATACAAAAGTAATATAAATACTGATAATAATTTAGAGGAAAGCAATAGATAACATACCCGTGATAGCATCTAAAGAAATCCTGACCTCCTCTTCCGACCGAAATACCTGTGATGGAACCTAAGTTGCCCCAACCACTAAGCGTGGGCAATTCGCCCTGATATGACATGGGTAATGACACAATTCTACCTCCAGGGTGCATTCTTGGTGGATGTGGCCTATCCATTCGCACCTGCCACACTTAGATTTGTTGTGCACATCCTCCTGTTCCCCTTCATCCTTCATGTCACCATGACGGCCCCTCGGGTCTCTAATACTAGCCTAGGAAACGACTTACTGCTTAGATTTCTGAGTCGGACCCTGAGTCCACTTCCTCTTCCCCAGTTGCCCATCCGAACCAATCTCTTGCTCCTGGGTTACCCCGACCATCCCATCAACCGCCTGAACAGACAAGGTCCTACCCTCAAACCTGGCGACCAATCTACTAGTGACACACCTAATGATGTCGGGTAACTCTTTATGTAAGGCTCGCGAAATATCTATTTCAATCAAATCATGGGATTGATTTCCCCTGAAAACATGGTGCATAACCCACCTCTGATCCCAAATGACAAGAACTAGCAATAGGATCCTCCTTCCTAAACGGTTCTAGGGCTCCACAAGCTTTGGGCTCCAGATGAGCCCCCAACTGCCTCGCTATAATCTTGATCTGAAAAGCCCCGAGTCGACCATTCAAGAGCTTCGAAATCCCCTCCTTGACTTAACCAAAGATCACAAAAGTCTGTTCCAAAATACCGTGGGTAACCtctgatgagatgaactcccgcatGCGCTCATCGACCGGCCCAATACCTGCACCTGAGACTAAATCTGAACCCGAACCTCCTTCCCCCGTGCTCATCACCAATCTGAAGAACAACCATATAATTGATCAGAACATATATAAGAATCCTTATCTCATAGGCTTCCTAGATTGTCCCAGACCCTcatcgattcgagtatggatcctgtgattTCGATAGTACGGGTCCAATACTACCtccacacttatccatactttcctcgagaaccatcctgaatcctctaagtcaccttctaaATCGATACTACAATGCTCGCTAAACAGCACAACTAAACCCACCGAAACACTTCCTAGGCTTTCCCAAGTTTCCGTCCTCACCTTGCCATTAGCTGCTAAAGAACTCGTCATAATGTCAGTTACctacctcatgaatacaatcacatgcaacaaagcttagataatccttcgagtaaaagactcatccctacaacggttagactcaacgAGGAAAACAACAATGGGGAAGACGAAGACaactagtatttcttgttttatgATATAGAGaatgttattttggattttgaagatagtttatgtatgatatatattagatgttcgtttgagatttattagatattttataatatattgtatgtttgatgtttttatataatgtggtatgtatttatttatgtatatttatcaaaactatattttataatatatatatatatatatatatatatatatatatatatatatatatatataaattaatattataaaaaatatgttttttctaaaaataaaattaaaaaaaaaaataaacaaaaaaaaacatttgcaACAACGCCTTTTGGGACGACTACGATCAATTGCGACTACCCATACCTCCGCGGAGGTTTGCCGGAAAAACTCTGGCCGGTAGCCGGGATATTAACAGAGACGACATTATTTGCGACGACAATCGTGTATTAGGGACCATAGTATTAGAGACGACAACCGGCTATTAGCTACGAAACAATGCGGCGACCCTTAGCGACGACAGGtcgccgctaatacctttagcgacgacaagcGTGATCAATTGCGACGGattttgtcgccgctaaaggttagtttttttgttttgtttaaagcATCTTAACTAGTATTGGGTGGTTGTTTATCTCTTAGGTGGTAACGACGAACACCATATTCAAATCACagtcaaacaatatatatatatatatatatatatatatatatatatatatatatatatatatatatatatatactagttgtgagactcgtatattatacgggttaattaaaacaaaatacTAATATAAacgattaaatgaaaattttatttgaatttgaaatttaaaataactgaaaattatgagaaaaaatcatgcaaaaaataaataaataaaattatttgtttAGTTATCAGATTTGTGTACTAAACgggtaaattataaaaaaatgttaaacataaaggtttaaactgtaatattatttgaaattgaaattaaaatttagaattttaaatttgaaattaatactcattataataggtttaatttataaaaactaaattaatgatatattggaaatgaaaaataaagtaattgacaagtagaaaataaatatatctcaaaattatgacaaaataacATGTAACCAATTGAATGGAGAATGAGAACtgacaaaatcattcttatttattagggtatatatatatatatatatatatatatatatatatatatatatatgtcaaacatttttatgaaatggtaTCTCATATAAAATCTAATAGTTATTTGGAGACGCAAAAACTTATATTTCCTTACACAAAGATACTCCTGATGATAAATATATGTACATATAAATGATAATCAACTCGATCCATGCATTTATTTTGAAGTGGGAGAATCTGAATTTTCATACATATGATCTAGCTAATCCATCATTTTCTCACAGTATTTATAGGAAATGAATGGAGGGGGCATGGCAAGTGTAATCAAAACACAAGATTAGAGTTACCTGCTTCAACTGATTTCAAAGAAATGGTAAGATAATTGATTGTCCATGCATGGATGCTTAAAAATGCAATACTATTCTTAAGTTCTCCACCTTTTCTCGATCTGCAGGGTTTCTTGATGGTAGTCTTGTTGAGCATGTCTTGTTTATCATTTGGCTCGAAAATCACAAGTGTTGCCACCTACGATGTAACATCTTATGGTGCAAAAGGAGATGGAAATACAGATGACTCCAgtgtaattaaattaataatatcttCAAATTTTGAATCAAAAGAAATTGATGTATCATGCAAATTAAAGAACGCAAAAATCAGTTAACCTTTTTCTATGTACGTTCATTGTTGCAGGCTTTCCTTCGAGCATGGGACGATTTATGTGGAGATATGTCGCCAGAACCGACATTGATAATTCCATCAGACAAGACATTTTTGATAAACCCGGTGGCATTCAATGGTCCATGCAAATCCCCAACTGTAAATATTAAGGTAAAATGAACAGTTATCTATCTTTTCATTTGAGGCTATGatgttaatttataaaaaaaatattaatctaatatttttttaaatgatgGGTAGCTGTTGGGTAACATCACTGCACCGAAGACTCTCGATGGATGGAAAGGTTGCATTAACAATAACTTTTGGATATACTTCACATCCGTGCAAGGACTCAAGATCCAAGGACCTGGTCAGATTGATGGCCAGGGATCCATTTGGTGGAAAAATGAGGtcgaattaatttaatattaaacgaaaaaaaaagtaaaaaccaTCCAATTAATTCATAGTTCCTTTTTATTTGCAGGGGCAAACTAAAACCAATGCATGCAATCGCCCAACTGTAAGCcgtcttttttttaaaaaaaatgttaaggaCTTGAATGAATTTAAGTTTCGTGATAACTGACATGTATACATTTGTTTAGGCTTTACACTTTAATTCTTGTAACGGCCTTCAGTTGAGTGGTACAAAACATATCAACAGCCCGAAGATACATAGGAGTATCAATGGTTGTGAAGGTGTAGATGTTGGAAATATTCAAATTTTTGCTCCTCGAGTCAGCCCCAATACTGATGGGATAGACATCAATTATTCTTCCCATGTTACTATACATGATTCTAACATTCAAATTGGTATGAGAATAATTACATCCTAATTATTTCTTAATGAGTTATTCTATAATGTATAAAAAACCATTTATAATTCACTTCTTTTTGTGGAAACTAAAACAGGTGATGATTGTGTCGCTATAAATGGTGGCACGTATGATATTAATGTAACAAGAGTGTTCTGTGGACCTGGTCATGGCATAAGGTACTAGAAAATGATATTTATATCTCGATAATCACTTTTACACAAATTTTCCTCCACTAAATGGATGTGATTTTGCAGTATCGGAAGCCTTGGGGAAAACGGTGGTCACGACACAGTTGAACAAGTTCGTGTAGAAAATTGTAACATCTCAGAACAACAAATGAGTTACGAATCAAAACGGTGCCAGTAAAATTAGATATAATAACTTGATGAACATCCTTGGAGTTTTAACATAATATTCAATGGTTACTTGAAATCAATCAATTTCTTATATCTTATACAGTATGGAACGGGGTATGCTAGGGGGATTGTATTTCAGGACATTCATCTGGTAAACGTtg of the Lactuca sativa cultivar Salinas chromosome 6, Lsat_Salinas_v11, whole genome shotgun sequence genome contains:
- the LOC111883177 gene encoding probable polygalacturonase At3g15720; amino-acid sequence: MVSHIKSNSYLETQKLIFPYTKILLMINILFIGNEWRGHGKCNQNTRLELPASTDFKEMGFLMVVLLSMSCLSFGSKITSVATYDVTSYGAKGDGNTDDSSAFLRAWDDLCGDMSPEPTLIIPSDKTFLINPVAFNGPCKSPTVNIKLLGNITAPKTLDGWKGCINNNFWIYFTSVQGLKIQGPGQIDGQGSIWWKNEGQTKTNACNRPTALHFNSCNGLQLSGTKHINSPKIHRSINGCEGVDVGNIQIFAPRVSPNTDGIDINYSSHVTIHDSNIQIGDDCVAINGGTYDINVTRVFCGPGHGISIGSLGENGGHDTVEQVRVENCNISGTTNGLRIKTVPYGTGYARGIVFQDIHLVNVVNPIIIDQHYCTNSENTDCPAPPDASAVKVSDVTYTNIYGSSATKQVITFNCSGKYNYTEIVTNEVGITGLDETSYCQNTQGKFIDTNPPINCY